Proteins from a single region of Microbacterium sp. zg-Y818:
- the ilvC gene encoding ketol-acid reductoisomerase has translation MAEIFYDSDADLSLIQGKKVAIVGYGSQGHAHAQNLRDSGVDVVIALKEGSKSIAKAQEDGFEVKSVADAAQWADLIMILAPDQHQRSIYNDEIKPHLKAGKTLAFAHGFNIRFGYIQAPEDVDVILIAPKAPGHTVRREFVAGRGIPDIIAVENDASGQAWDVALSYAKAIGGTRAGVIKTTFTEETETDLFGEQAVLCGGVSQLVQYGFETLTEAGYQPQIAYFEVLHELKLIVDLMWEGGIAKQRWSVSDTAEYGDYVSGPRVIDPHVKENMQAVLADIRSGAFAERFINDQDAGAVEFGELREKAAAHAIEAVGKDLRALFSWKQTDSDYVEGSAAR, from the coding sequence ATGGCCGAGATCTTCTACGACTCCGACGCCGACCTGTCGCTCATCCAGGGCAAGAAGGTCGCGATCGTCGGCTACGGCTCACAGGGCCACGCCCACGCCCAGAACCTGCGTGACTCGGGTGTCGACGTCGTCATCGCTCTCAAGGAGGGCAGCAAGTCCATCGCGAAGGCGCAGGAGGACGGCTTCGAGGTGAAGTCCGTGGCGGACGCCGCGCAGTGGGCGGACCTCATCATGATCCTGGCTCCCGACCAGCACCAGCGCTCGATCTACAACGATGAGATCAAGCCGCACCTCAAGGCCGGCAAGACCCTCGCTTTCGCACACGGCTTCAACATCCGCTTCGGCTACATCCAGGCTCCCGAGGACGTGGACGTCATCCTCATCGCACCGAAGGCACCGGGTCACACGGTGCGCCGCGAGTTCGTGGCCGGTCGTGGCATCCCCGACATCATCGCCGTCGAGAACGATGCGTCGGGCCAAGCGTGGGACGTTGCGCTGTCGTACGCGAAGGCCATCGGCGGCACGCGTGCCGGCGTCATCAAGACCACCTTCACCGAAGAGACCGAGACCGACCTGTTCGGTGAGCAGGCCGTGCTCTGCGGCGGCGTCTCGCAGCTCGTGCAGTACGGGTTCGAGACCCTGACCGAAGCGGGCTACCAGCCGCAGATCGCGTACTTCGAGGTGCTGCACGAGCTGAAGCTCATCGTCGACCTCATGTGGGAGGGCGGCATCGCCAAGCAGCGCTGGTCGGTGTCGGACACCGCCGAGTACGGCGACTACGTCTCGGGCCCCCGCGTGATCGACCCGCACGTCAAGGAGAACATGCAGGCGGTGCTCGCCGACATCCGCTCGGGCGCGTTCGCCGAGCGCTTCATCAACGACCAGGATGCCGGTGCCGTGGAGTTCGGCGAGCTGCGCGAGAAGGCCGCCGCACACGCCATCGAGGCGGTGGGCAAGGACCTGCGCGCCCTGTTCTCGTGGAAGCAGACCGACAGCGACTACGTCGAGGGCAGCGCCGCGCGCTGA
- the ilvN gene encoding acetolactate synthase small subunit, protein MSKHVLSLLVEDKPGLLTRVAGLFARRGFNIDSLAVGVTEVPGLSRITVVVDVDELPLEQVTKQLNKLINVIKIVELDPAASVQREHMLVKVRADNQTRSNVIEVVNLFRASVVDYATDAVVVEVTGDRGKVDAFLRAVEPFGIKELAQSGMVAMGRGGKSITERVLRG, encoded by the coding sequence ATGAGCAAGCACGTCCTCAGCCTCCTCGTGGAGGACAAACCCGGTCTGCTCACCCGCGTGGCGGGCCTGTTCGCGCGGCGCGGGTTCAACATTGACTCCCTCGCCGTCGGCGTCACCGAGGTGCCTGGCCTGTCGCGCATCACGGTCGTGGTCGACGTCGACGAGCTGCCGCTGGAGCAGGTGACCAAGCAGCTGAACAAGCTCATCAACGTCATCAAGATCGTCGAACTCGACCCCGCGGCATCCGTGCAGCGCGAGCACATGCTCGTCAAGGTGCGCGCCGACAACCAGACGCGCTCCAACGTCATCGAGGTCGTCAACCTCTTCCGCGCCTCGGTGGTCGACTACGCCACCGACGCCGTCGTGGTCGAGGTGACCGGCGATCGTGGCAAGGTCGACGCGTTCCTGCGCGCCGTCGAGCCCTTCGGCATCAAGGAACTGGCCCAGTCCGGGATGGTCGCGATGGGCCGCGGCGGCAAGAGCATCACCGAGCGCGTCCTGCGCGGCTGA